From Limisphaerales bacterium, one genomic window encodes:
- a CDS encoding glycosyltransferase family 9 protein → MTTLLNVPKRILVVRGGAIGDFVLTLPVLAALRAAHPQANVAVLGARECGELAVTGGLADESRSLEAREWAGFFVENGDCDAGARQWLAGFDWVISFLHDPEGVFELNICAASGARFLRGCHRPADGMGEPAANVLLRALEPVGISGASAVARLGLSAVDEKQNVLAVHPGSGSAAKNWPEENWAVFLSKWLTQNDADLLLVGGEAEAERLAQLSARLPRERHRVLLHAPLVEVARALSGCRAFLGHDSGITHLAAAVGLPGVVLWAETDAVVWRPPSDAMNLLQQPIATDAVLRAVTTFFK, encoded by the coding sequence ATGACAACCCTCTTAAACGTGCCCAAACGTATCCTCGTAGTGCGGGGCGGGGCGATTGGCGATTTTGTGTTGACGCTGCCGGTGTTGGCAGCTTTGCGCGCGGCACATCCGCAGGCGAACGTGGCGGTATTGGGGGCGCGGGAGTGTGGTGAATTGGCTGTGACGGGGGGCTTGGCGGATGAATCGCGTTCCCTGGAAGCCCGCGAATGGGCCGGTTTTTTCGTAGAAAATGGCGATTGCGATGCGGGGGCTCGCCAATGGTTGGCAGGATTTGATTGGGTGATTTCTTTTTTGCACGACCCGGAAGGAGTTTTTGAACTTAACATTTGTGCTGCGAGTGGCGCGCGGTTTTTGAGGGGCTGTCATCGGCCGGCGGATGGGATGGGGGAACCGGCGGCGAACGTGTTGTTGCGGGCGTTGGAACCAGTGGGGATTTCGGGGGCGAGCGCGGTGGCGCGGCTGGGGCTTTCAGCTGTTGATGAAAAGCAAAATGTGCTGGCGGTGCATCCGGGCAGTGGCAGTGCGGCCAAAAATTGGCCGGAAGAAAACTGGGCGGTTTTTCTTTCGAAGTGGCTGACTCAAAATGATGCGGATTTATTGTTGGTTGGCGGGGAAGCGGAAGCCGAGCGGTTGGCGCAATTGAGTGCGAGGCTTCCTCGTGAACGCCATCGTGTTTTGCTGCACGCGCCTTTGGTGGAGGTGGCTCGTGCGTTGAGTGGGTGTCGTGCGTTTCTGGGGCACGACTCGGGCATCACGCATTTGGCGGCGGCGGTGGGGTTGCCGGGTGTTGTGTTGTGGGCGGAGACGGATGCGGTGGTGTGGCGACCGCCGAGTGATGCGATGAATTTGTTGCAGCAACCCATCGCGACAGATGCAGTGTTGCGGGCGGTGACAACTTTTTTCAAATAA
- a CDS encoding amidohydrolase family protein: MLLRARIVIPVSQPPIADGFVRLDGNRITAVGKWAEAENKNEAEDLGEVILLPGLVNAHCHLDYTDFVGAIPAPRSFTDWINAIVDLKADVNDAAHRESWLNGAAQCLCYGTTTLGNIETRPDLLPDLWAATPLRMISFLELIVIRTQSDAQQAVTDATGWVANHKPPRGHVGLSPHAPYTTKPDLLEACASTGLPLAMHLAESAEEDEMFRQGKGALYERLAAVGRVMADCGVGSPTAHAQRYGLLSKNLLAVHGNYLDDDDIRLLAENQVSLIHCPRSHNYFGHAPFRAEALRTAGVNLCLSTDSLATMRDGVAELSLFDELRAYREAFPDSELETLLQRVTVNPARALGMAGQVGELAAGAFADLIALPFNDSIESACEAILNHTGPARLVMLDGEWEVKSTDD, from the coding sequence GTGCTCTTGCGCGCGCGTATTGTTATTCCCGTTTCCCAACCGCCCATTGCGGATGGCTTTGTGCGCCTGGATGGCAACCGCATAACCGCCGTGGGCAAATGGGCGGAGGCGGAAAATAAAAATGAGGCGGAAGATTTAGGCGAGGTGATTTTATTGCCCGGATTAGTCAACGCTCATTGTCATCTTGACTACACCGATTTCGTCGGCGCCATTCCCGCGCCGCGTTCCTTCACCGATTGGATCAATGCCATCGTCGATCTCAAAGCGGATGTGAATGACGCCGCCCACCGCGAATCGTGGTTGAATGGCGCAGCTCAATGTTTGTGCTACGGGACCACCACGCTGGGCAACATCGAGACACGACCTGATTTGCTGCCAGATTTGTGGGCGGCCACGCCCTTACGAATGATTTCGTTTTTGGAGTTGATTGTCATCCGCACCCAAAGCGATGCGCAGCAAGCCGTGACTGATGCGACGGGCTGGGTCGCCAACCACAAACCGCCGCGCGGGCACGTGGGATTGTCACCGCACGCGCCGTACACCACCAAACCGGATTTACTCGAAGCGTGTGCCTCAACGGGCTTGCCGCTGGCGATGCACTTGGCGGAATCGGCCGAGGAAGACGAAATGTTTCGCCAAGGCAAGGGCGCGCTTTACGAACGCCTTGCCGCCGTGGGGCGCGTGATGGCCGATTGCGGGGTGGGCTCACCCACCGCGCACGCGCAACGCTATGGATTGTTGAGCAAAAACCTTCTTGCCGTTCACGGGAATTATTTGGATGACGACGACATTCGATTGCTTGCGGAAAACCAAGTGAGTCTTATTCATTGTCCGCGCAGTCATAATTACTTTGGGCACGCGCCATTCCGAGCCGAGGCATTGCGCACGGCGGGCGTGAATCTCTGTCTCAGCACTGATAGCCTTGCCACAATGCGCGATGGTGTTGCGGAGTTGAGTCTCTTCGACGAACTGCGCGCCTATCGCGAAGCCTTTCCTGATTCAGAATTGGAAACCCTTTTACAGCGCGTCACCGTGAACCCCGCCCGCGCGCTGGGAATGGCCGGACAAGTGGGCGAATTGGCGGCGGGTGCATTCGCGGACTTGATTGCTTTGCCGTTCAATGACTCGATTGAGTCTGCGTGCGAAGCGATCTTGAACCATACCGGCCCTGCGCGGTTGGTCATGCTTGATGGAGAGTGGGAGGTTAAGAGTACAGATGACTGA
- the miaB gene encoding tRNA (N6-isopentenyl adenosine(37)-C2)-methylthiotransferase MiaB has protein sequence MPSVFIKTYGCQMNERDSEAVAAQLVAKGYAVAPDEEAADVILLNTCSVRDAAEQKAINKMQTLIGQSRKRHPDAVLGFMGCMAQSRGQELIDQLPDVDLVLGTQKFHRAGEYLDDLLAGRRARVVDTAEETGSEATIREHLSLGAGESKAITAFVSIMQGCNQFCTFCIVPYTRGRERCRSIKEIVAECRELVAGGVREITLLGQIVNSYGKREIGVRDGKSAFVQLIEAVHEIDGLERIRFTSPHPKGYGDDLVESYIRLPKLVENAHLPVQSGSNRMLKLMHRGYTRERFVELVGKLRAADSEMGIGTDIIVGFPGETEADFDETLSLCAEVEFDNAFLFKYSKRRDTPAAAMPDQLPESVIEERHARLLEAVDEIRVRKLNEYIGRQMEILVEGPSRRNMTRLQGRTRCNKIVVFEGGERFIGQVIDVQIADASKTTLYGDPAILNLN, from the coding sequence ATGCCGAGTGTTTTCATCAAAACTTACGGGTGCCAAATGAATGAGCGCGACAGCGAGGCGGTCGCCGCGCAGCTCGTGGCCAAGGGCTATGCCGTCGCGCCGGACGAGGAAGCCGCCGATGTGATTTTGCTCAACACCTGCAGTGTGCGCGATGCAGCTGAGCAAAAGGCGATTAACAAAATGCAAACGCTTATCGGCCAGTCGCGAAAACGTCATCCCGATGCGGTGCTTGGGTTTATGGGCTGCATGGCGCAAAGCCGCGGTCAGGAATTGATTGATCAACTGCCCGATGTCGATCTTGTCCTCGGTACGCAAAAATTTCATCGCGCCGGCGAATACCTTGATGACCTCCTCGCCGGCCGCCGCGCCCGTGTGGTGGACACCGCTGAAGAAACCGGCAGCGAAGCCACCATCCGCGAGCATCTTTCATTGGGCGCGGGCGAGAGTAAGGCGATCACCGCCTTTGTCAGCATCATGCAGGGCTGCAATCAGTTTTGCACATTTTGCATTGTGCCTTACACACGAGGCCGAGAACGCTGCCGCAGTATCAAGGAGATCGTCGCGGAATGCCGTGAGTTGGTGGCGGGCGGCGTGCGGGAAATCACTTTGCTCGGCCAAATCGTCAACAGCTACGGCAAACGCGAGATCGGCGTGCGCGATGGCAAAAGTGCCTTCGTGCAACTCATCGAAGCCGTACACGAAATCGATGGGCTCGAACGGATTCGCTTTACCTCGCCGCATCCCAAAGGCTACGGCGATGATTTGGTGGAATCGTACATACGTCTTCCCAAGCTTGTGGAGAACGCGCATCTCCCCGTGCAAAGCGGCAGCAATCGAATGCTCAAGCTGATGCATCGCGGCTACACCCGCGAGCGGTTTGTGGAGTTGGTGGGTAAACTGCGTGCTGCCGATTCAGAAATGGGAATCGGCACCGACATCATTGTCGGTTTCCCTGGCGAAACAGAAGCGGATTTCGATGAGACGCTGAGTCTGTGTGCCGAAGTGGAGTTCGATAACGCGTTTCTTTTTAAGTACAGCAAACGCCGCGACACGCCGGCGGCGGCGATGCCGGATCAATTGCCCGAATCGGTCATCGAGGAACGCCACGCGCGCTTGCTCGAGGCGGTGGACGAGATTCGCGTGCGCAAGTTGAACGAATACATTGGCCGCCAAATGGAAATTTTGGTGGAAGGCCCAAGTCGCCGCAACATGACGCGTCTCCAGGGTCGCACGCGGTGTAATAAAATTGTGGTGTTCGAGGGGGGTGAACGTTTCATCGGCCAAGTGATCGATGTGCAAATCGCCGATGCCAGCAAAACGACTTTGTACGGCGATCCCGCCATTTTAAATTTGAACTGA
- the rplT gene encoding 50S ribosomal protein L20, with protein MRTTNGPASRQRRKRWLKAAKGFRMRRSKLYRYAKDALDHGRQYAYRDRKNKKRTFRGLWNVRINAACRANEMTYSRFIEGLKAAEVEVNRKVLADIAAQDEAAFTELVKVAQGALEAKAAK; from the coding sequence ATGCGCACCACCAACGGACCCGCCTCACGTCAACGCCGCAAACGCTGGTTGAAAGCCGCCAAAGGCTTTCGAATGCGCCGCAGCAAACTTTACCGCTACGCCAAAGACGCGCTCGACCACGGTCGGCAGTACGCCTATCGCGATCGCAAAAACAAGAAGCGCACCTTCCGCGGCCTGTGGAACGTGCGCATCAATGCCGCCTGCCGCGCAAACGAGATGACGTACAGCCGCTTCATCGAAGGCCTTAAAGCTGCCGAAGTGGAGGTCAACCGTAAGGTGCTGGCGGATATCGCCGCGCAGGACGAAGCAGCGTTTACCGAGCTGGTCAAGGTCGCCCAAGGCGCCTTGGAAGCGAAGGCCGCCAAGTAG
- the bioA gene encoding adenosylmethionine--8-amino-7-oxononanoate transaminase produces the protein MHKLARLDQKFVWHPFTQMRDWAKREPIVLASGKGAVLEDVRGKKYLDANSSIWTNLHGHNHPKLNAALQRQLKKVAHTSALGFANEPAALLAERLLKVGRAVPARRNATGIAGASSSRKGLAKVFFSDDGSTALEVALKMSYEFTRRTGRSRAPKFLSLQGAYHGDTVGAVSVGHIDLFHKAYGGLLFKSDQVMSPYCYRCPFNRAKPERADARVTRKCNWECVGKAEAKLKRRKYAALVVEPLVQGAAGMIAHPEGWLKRVGKAVRASGAQLIADEVMTGFGRTGSMFACHKETVTPDFLCVAKGLTGGYLPMAATLTTQNVFDAFLGEYEEFKTFFHGHSYTGNQLGAAAALASLEILQGAESKKKRRALEKNLRDELQTLWPLAAVGDVRQEGLVAGVELVADWRTRKAFPLKAQAGIRVCEAMARRGVLTRPIGNVIPLLPPYCTTAVQLRKMVRALREAIVEVLGGAKV, from the coding sequence ATGCATAAACTGGCGCGGTTGGACCAAAAATTTGTGTGGCATCCGTTCACGCAAATGCGCGATTGGGCCAAGCGCGAGCCCATCGTGTTGGCAAGCGGAAAGGGGGCGGTACTGGAAGATGTGCGCGGCAAAAAATATCTCGATGCAAACTCCAGTATTTGGACGAATCTGCACGGGCATAATCATCCGAAGCTCAACGCGGCGTTGCAGCGGCAGTTGAAAAAAGTGGCGCACACTTCGGCGCTGGGATTTGCCAATGAACCGGCGGCGTTGTTGGCGGAGCGGTTGCTGAAGGTAGGGCGCGCTGTCCCAGCGCGCCGCAATGCAACCGGAATCGCAGGAGCTTCCTCCTCCCGGAAAGGGTTGGCGAAAGTTTTCTTCTCGGACGATGGCTCCACCGCGTTGGAGGTGGCCTTGAAGATGTCGTATGAATTTACGCGTCGCACGGGGCGTTCGCGTGCGCCGAAGTTTCTTTCGCTGCAAGGGGCGTATCACGGTGACACGGTGGGGGCGGTGAGTGTGGGGCACATTGATTTATTTCATAAAGCGTACGGCGGATTGCTTTTCAAAAGTGATCAAGTGATGTCGCCGTATTGTTATCGGTGCCCGTTTAATCGAGCCAAACCGGAACGGGCGGATGCGCGGGTCACTCGCAAATGCAACTGGGAATGCGTGGGTAAAGCGGAGGCGAAATTGAAGCGACGGAAGTACGCAGCCTTGGTGGTGGAGCCGCTCGTGCAAGGGGCGGCGGGAATGATCGCGCATCCGGAAGGTTGGCTGAAACGCGTGGGCAAAGCGGTGCGCGCGAGTGGGGCGCAGTTGATCGCCGATGAGGTGATGACGGGGTTTGGCCGAACGGGGTCGATGTTCGCCTGCCACAAGGAAACGGTGACGCCGGATTTCTTGTGTGTGGCGAAGGGGCTGACGGGCGGGTATTTGCCGATGGCGGCGACGTTGACGACGCAGAATGTGTTCGATGCGTTTCTCGGCGAGTACGAGGAGTTCAAAACTTTTTTTCACGGGCACAGTTATACGGGCAACCAATTGGGCGCAGCGGCGGCGTTGGCGAGTTTGGAAATTTTGCAGGGGGCGGAATCCAAAAAGAAACGGCGCGCGCTGGAGAAAAATTTGCGTGATGAATTGCAAACGCTGTGGCCGCTTGCGGCGGTGGGGGATGTCCGGCAGGAAGGCTTGGTGGCGGGCGTGGAGTTGGTGGCGGATTGGCGAACGCGCAAGGCATTTCCGCTGAAGGCGCAAGCGGGCATTCGTGTGTGCGAGGCGATGGCGCGGCGCGGGGTGTTGACGCGGCCGATTGGAAATGTGATTCCGCTGTTGCCGCCATATTGCACGACGGCGGTGCAGTTGCGTAAAATGGTGCGGGCGTTGCGGGAAGCGATTGTGGAGGTGTTGGGCGGGGCGAAAGTTTAA
- the rpmI gene encoding 50S ribosomal protein L35 — translation MPNKVVNKTRKAVAKRFKVTASGKVKRNRQGKRHLLSSKNAKRRRRLRTATYVEKDDMRRITESLPFSH, via the coding sequence ATGCCAAATAAAGTAGTCAATAAAACGCGGAAAGCAGTCGCCAAGCGGTTCAAAGTCACCGCCAGTGGTAAAGTGAAGCGTAACCGCCAAGGCAAGCGCCACCTGTTGTCATCGAAAAACGCTAAACGTCGGCGCCGTCTTCGCACCGCCACCTATGTGGAGAAGGATGATATGCGCCGCATCACCGAGAGTCTTCCGTTTAGCCACTAA
- a CDS encoding DUF4339 domain-containing protein — protein MSIYIAKEGKNWGPYESKQVSVLVERGSFADNDWAWIEGEADWMPVSEVLKEWEAAETAYRELEFQKEVAKLAEETPSRNKMEVQEAQKEEPTQPAAKPRRTSWWNRHFFFFAFGLGTVGLIALLVLRPPAVAEYNLLQTREGLAFEPNKSEPFDGNAVSHHPNGQMMFKAAYRDGKQHGEMVSFFADGQKQSEGTLVDGQFHGKVIYYHPNGEVQSHYVYQNGEAISRKNWDAVGNMVNRGQ, from the coding sequence ATGAGTATTTATATCGCCAAAGAGGGAAAGAATTGGGGGCCTTATGAGTCCAAGCAAGTGAGTGTGTTGGTGGAGCGCGGTTCGTTTGCGGATAATGATTGGGCATGGATTGAGGGCGAGGCGGATTGGATGCCAGTGAGTGAAGTGCTGAAGGAATGGGAGGCGGCCGAGACGGCGTATCGGGAATTAGAATTTCAGAAAGAGGTGGCGAAATTGGCGGAGGAGACTCCTTCGCGCAATAAGATGGAGGTGCAGGAAGCACAGAAGGAGGAACCCACGCAGCCGGCTGCCAAACCGCGACGCACTTCGTGGTGGAATCGCCACTTTTTCTTTTTCGCGTTTGGCTTGGGCACGGTGGGGTTAATTGCTTTACTCGTGCTGCGTCCGCCGGCGGTGGCGGAATACAATTTGCTGCAAACGCGTGAGGGACTCGCGTTTGAGCCAAATAAGAGTGAGCCTTTTGACGGAAATGCCGTTTCCCACCATCCTAATGGACAGATGATGTTCAAAGCGGCTTATCGCGATGGGAAGCAACACGGCGAGATGGTTTCGTTTTTTGCTGATGGCCAAAAACAAAGCGAAGGGACGCTGGTTGACGGGCAATTTCACGGAAAAGTCATCTATTATCATCCAAACGGCGAGGTGCAGAGCCATTATGTCTATCAAAATGGCGAGGCTATCAGCCGGAAAAACTGGGATGCGGTGGGAAATATGGTCAATCGCGGCCAATAA
- a CDS encoding DUF4212 domain-containing protein yields MPDPESSQQRRRDYWRENLRIMAWLLAVWFTVSYGCGILFVDELNTISLGGFQLGFWMAQQGSIYVFVALIFVYVRLMNKLDKKYGFDKEDKPASDKKEDA; encoded by the coding sequence ATGCCCGATCCTGAATCCTCTCAACAACGCCGCCGCGATTATTGGCGGGAAAACCTCCGCATCATGGCTTGGCTGTTGGCCGTGTGGTTCACCGTCTCCTACGGCTGCGGCATTTTATTTGTTGATGAGCTCAACACAATTTCGCTCGGCGGATTTCAACTCGGCTTTTGGATGGCGCAGCAGGGCTCCATCTACGTCTTCGTCGCACTCATTTTTGTGTACGTCCGCCTGATGAACAAGTTGGACAAAAAATACGGTTTCGACAAAGAGGACAAGCCCGCCTCCGACAAAAAGGAGGACGCCTAA
- a CDS encoding cation acetate symporter — MDVKTWTYLIVGITFALYIGIAIWSRAKSTSEFYVAGGGVSPLANGMATAADWMSAASFLSMAGLIAFSGYGGSVFLMGWTGGYVLLALLLAPYLRKYGKFTVPEFIGERFYSKTARVVAVVCLILVSVTYVIGQMKGVGVVFSRFLETDYNTGLFVGMGIVFFYAVLGGMKGITYTQIVQYVVLIFAYTVPAIFISLQLTGNPIPQFGLGGDVDGTPLLAKLDTVIQDLGFNQFTTDVMGSKLNMFAYTLSLMIGTAGLPHVIIRFFTVPKVKDARLSAGYALIFIAILYTTAPAVAAMARLNLTQTIQTGKVGALEGNLKYEKRPEWFRNWEKTGLLEFRDWNQDGRIQYYSDPSGLGEAHFALEKAQAQLATAESSKDQNAATLIAETQAAIVAAEKQIAAAKTKHAKTSFAQHGWQGNEMVKVDKDIIVLANPEIAKLPGWVIALVVAGGLAAALSTAAGLLLAIASAISHDLLKGIMRPNITEKEELKASRIAMVGAILMAGYFGLNPPDFAAGTVAIAFGLAASSIFPVLMMGIFSKRMNRQGAIAGMIAGIGVTLLYVFQHKGIMFIPGTSFLGDLKENWFFGITPNAFGAVGAAVNFAVAFAVSKTSGPPPDEVQELVERIRTPGD, encoded by the coding sequence ATGGACGTCAAAACCTGGACTTACCTCATCGTCGGCATCACGTTCGCGCTGTACATCGGCATCGCGATTTGGAGCCGTGCGAAATCCACCAGCGAATTTTATGTGGCCGGCGGCGGCGTGAGTCCGCTCGCCAACGGAATGGCCACCGCGGCCGATTGGATGAGCGCCGCGTCCTTTCTTTCAATGGCCGGGCTCATCGCCTTTTCCGGCTACGGCGGTTCGGTGTTTCTGATGGGATGGACCGGCGGCTACGTTTTGCTCGCGTTATTGCTCGCGCCTTACCTTCGCAAGTACGGCAAATTCACCGTGCCGGAATTCATCGGCGAACGCTTTTATTCCAAAACCGCCCGCGTGGTGGCTGTCGTCTGCCTCATCCTCGTTTCGGTCACTTACGTCATCGGCCAAATGAAAGGCGTCGGCGTCGTCTTCTCGCGCTTTCTCGAAACCGATTACAACACCGGCCTCTTCGTCGGAATGGGCATCGTCTTTTTTTACGCCGTGCTCGGCGGCATGAAAGGCATCACCTACACCCAAATCGTCCAGTACGTTGTGCTGATTTTCGCGTACACCGTCCCCGCAATTTTCATCTCACTTCAATTGACCGGAAACCCCATCCCCCAATTCGGCCTCGGCGGCGATGTTGACGGCACGCCGCTCTTGGCCAAACTCGACACCGTCATCCAAGACCTCGGCTTCAACCAATTCACCACCGACGTGATGGGCAGTAAACTGAATATGTTTGCGTACACCCTTTCGCTGATGATCGGCACCGCCGGTTTGCCGCACGTCATCATCCGATTTTTCACTGTGCCCAAAGTCAAAGACGCCCGCCTCTCCGCGGGTTACGCGCTCATCTTCATTGCCATCCTTTACACCACCGCCCCCGCCGTCGCCGCGATGGCGCGCCTTAATCTCACTCAAACAATCCAAACCGGAAAAGTCGGCGCACTCGAAGGCAACCTTAAATATGAGAAACGCCCCGAGTGGTTCAGGAACTGGGAAAAAACCGGCCTCCTTGAGTTTCGCGATTGGAACCAAGACGGCCGCATCCAATATTACAGCGACCCAAGCGGATTGGGTGAAGCGCATTTTGCCCTCGAAAAAGCTCAAGCCCAACTCGCCACAGCTGAATCTTCAAAAGATCAAAACGCGGCCACGCTCATTGCCGAAACTCAAGCCGCCATCGTCGCAGCTGAAAAACAAATTGCTGCCGCTAAAACCAAACACGCCAAAACCTCTTTCGCCCAACACGGCTGGCAGGGAAACGAAATGGTGAAGGTCGACAAAGACATCATCGTGCTCGCCAACCCCGAAATCGCCAAGCTCCCCGGCTGGGTGATTGCCCTCGTCGTCGCCGGTGGTTTGGCCGCCGCCCTTTCCACCGCCGCCGGACTCTTGCTCGCCATCGCCTCCGCCATTTCACACGATTTGCTGAAGGGAATTATGCGGCCGAACATCACCGAAAAAGAAGAACTCAAAGCCAGCCGCATCGCGATGGTCGGTGCGATTTTGATGGCCGGTTATTTCGGCCTCAACCCGCCTGACTTCGCCGCCGGCACGGTCGCTATCGCCTTTGGCCTCGCCGCCTCATCCATTTTCCCCGTCCTGATGATGGGCATCTTTTCAAAGCGCATGAACCGCCAAGGCGCAATCGCCGGAATGATCGCCGGCATCGGCGTCACCTTGCTCTACGTCTTCCAACACAAAGGAATTATGTTCATCCCCGGCACTTCGTTCTTGGGTGACTTGAAAGAAAATTGGTTCTTCGGCATCACCCCAAATGCCTTTGGCGCAGTGGGTGCAGCCGTTAACTTCGCCGTCGCCTTTGCCGTTTCAAAAACCTCCGGTCCACCCCCGGATGAAGTTCAGGAATTAGTCGAACGCATCCGCACGCCGGGCGATTAA
- a CDS encoding type II secretion system protein: protein MKTNQRISTKVTVRFSCPRRLRFLHRAGFTLTELLVVIGIIGVLASILFVAIGRAQIKGHGVFSRNNLKQLSTGYIGHDVELGEFMPHAKVAEGTWVETLTRREGYEQEVFHSPACSPNQNISSGHSKMAWRTTSPESTYEHLTRV, encoded by the coding sequence ATGAAGACTAACCAGCGTATCTCAACAAAAGTGACCGTCCGTTTTTCCTGTCCCCGCCGTTTGCGTTTTTTGCATCGTGCGGGGTTTACTTTGACGGAACTATTGGTGGTCATTGGAATTATCGGCGTGTTGGCGTCGATCCTTTTCGTGGCAATTGGCCGGGCGCAAATCAAGGGACACGGGGTTTTCAGCCGGAACAATCTCAAGCAACTCAGCACAGGTTACATCGGGCACGATGTGGAGTTGGGCGAATTCATGCCGCACGCGAAGGTGGCGGAGGGGACTTGGGTGGAAACGCTGACGCGCCGTGAGGGCTATGAACAGGAGGTGTTTCATAGTCCGGCGTGTTCACCGAATCAGAATATCAGCTCGGGGCATTCGAAGATGGCGTGGCGCACGACCAGCCCGGAGAGTACTTACGAGCACTTGACCCGTGTCTGA
- the bioF gene encoding 8-amino-7-oxononanoate synthase: MTDQFQEKIAGELAGIDSGDLRRTVREVASTQGARIRFGAREVLNFSSNDYLGLANHSALKKAAVAAIETFGAGAGAARLISGSQSPHHELESALADFKGTEDALAFSSGYAAALGTIPALVGAGDVVVVDKLVHASLVDAAKLSAAKLRVCKHNDLADLARILEWAAEQGGRTLVVAESVYSMDGDLAPLLNLVELKQQHGAWLMLDEAHATGLYGEGRRGVAEEFGVGDRVEIQMGTLGKALGAAGGYICGSNELIELLRHRARSFVFSTAPMPAQAAAARAGIEVVQSAEGEERRTRLWSLVDELKNGLIARGWKLPVVQSAILPLMIGVEAEAVALSERLLEAGVFVPAIRYPTVAKGEARLRVTVSAAHSPEDIKTLLETLGESKSDA; this comes from the coding sequence ATGACTGATCAATTTCAGGAAAAAATAGCGGGTGAGTTGGCCGGGATTGATTCGGGCGACTTGCGCCGCACCGTACGCGAAGTGGCTTCGACGCAGGGGGCGCGGATTCGGTTCGGGGCGCGCGAGGTGTTGAATTTTTCATCGAATGACTATTTGGGACTGGCCAATCATTCGGCATTGAAAAAGGCCGCCGTGGCGGCGATTGAAACATTTGGCGCGGGTGCGGGGGCAGCGAGGCTCATTAGTGGATCGCAGTCACCGCATCACGAATTGGAAAGTGCGTTGGCGGATTTTAAAGGGACTGAAGACGCGCTGGCGTTTTCTTCCGGCTACGCCGCCGCGCTCGGCACCATCCCGGCGTTGGTTGGCGCGGGTGATGTGGTGGTGGTCGATAAACTTGTGCACGCGAGTTTGGTGGATGCAGCGAAACTTTCAGCGGCGAAACTGCGCGTGTGCAAACACAACGACCTTGCCGACCTCGCACGCATTCTCGAATGGGCGGCGGAGCAGGGCGGGCGCACGTTGGTGGTGGCTGAAAGTGTTTATTCAATGGATGGCGACCTCGCGCCGTTGCTGAATTTGGTGGAATTGAAACAGCAACACGGCGCGTGGTTGATGCTCGATGAAGCGCACGCGACGGGATTGTACGGCGAAGGGCGGCGCGGCGTGGCGGAGGAATTCGGCGTGGGCGATCGCGTGGAAATTCAAATGGGCACACTCGGTAAAGCGCTCGGCGCGGCGGGCGGTTATATTTGTGGCTCAAATGAGTTGATTGAATTGCTGCGTCATCGGGCGCGGAGTTTTGTGTTTTCCACTGCACCGATGCCCGCACAGGCGGCGGCGGCGCGGGCGGGGATCGAAGTGGTGCAATCAGCGGAAGGTGAAGAGCGCCGGACGCGTTTGTGGAGTTTGGTGGATGAATTAAAAAACGGTCTCATCGCGCGCGGTTGGAAATTGCCCGTGGTGCAAAGCGCGATCTTGCCGCTGATGATCGGCGTCGAAGCCGAGGCGGTGGCGTTGTCGGAACGGTTGTTGGAAGCGGGCGTGTTTGTGCCGGCCATTCGTTATCCGACCGTGGCCAAAGGCGAAGCGCGGTTGCGGGTTACAGTGAGCGCGGCGCATTCGCCCGAGGACATCAAAACATTATTGGAGACTTTAGGTGAAAGCAAAAGCGATGCATAA